One window of the Elusimicrobium sp. An273 genome contains the following:
- the xerA gene encoding site-specific tyrosine recombinase/integron integrase has translation MEKWVDAFLLHLQNKNFSPYTLKSYRADLQEFLLFFKQRRQDDLRYFTSANIRSFLAALQTQHHPARNTVLRKIASLRSFAAYLLEQGQLERNPFKLLPAPKREKILPKFLSVPETQRLLETAAHSKHFAARDKALFELMYSSGLRRSEVTGLCVKDVDFFNGIVKVFGKGAKERLVPVTDAALDAIRTYLASRPHPQPQDPLFLNKNGKRLTGDGLAYIFKHTAIASHLARKVTPHSLRHSFATHLLNNGCDLRSLQEMLGHKSLAATQVYTHVSLEKLKSVYDHAHPKSKE, from the coding sequence ATGGAAAAATGGGTGGATGCTTTTTTACTGCATTTGCAAAATAAAAATTTTTCGCCTTACACCCTGAAAAGTTACCGGGCGGATTTGCAGGAATTTTTGCTCTTTTTTAAACAGCGCCGCCAGGACGACCTGCGCTATTTCACGTCCGCCAACATCCGTTCGTTTTTGGCGGCGTTGCAAACGCAGCATCATCCAGCGCGCAATACGGTTTTGCGCAAGATTGCTTCGCTTCGTAGCTTTGCCGCGTATTTATTGGAGCAGGGGCAGCTGGAGCGAAACCCGTTTAAACTGCTGCCGGCCCCCAAGCGGGAAAAAATCCTGCCCAAGTTTTTATCCGTGCCGGAAACGCAGCGCCTGCTGGAAACCGCCGCCCACAGCAAACATTTTGCCGCGCGCGACAAGGCGCTTTTTGAACTGATGTATTCCAGCGGGCTGCGCCGCAGCGAAGTAACGGGGCTGTGCGTAAAAGACGTGGATTTTTTTAACGGCATCGTCAAAGTGTTCGGCAAAGGCGCCAAAGAGCGGCTGGTGCCGGTAACGGACGCCGCGCTGGACGCCATTAGAACCTATTTGGCCAGCCGGCCCCATCCGCAGCCGCAAGACCCGTTGTTTTTAAATAAAAACGGCAAACGCCTTACGGGAGACGGCTTGGCTTATATTTTTAAGCACACGGCCATCGCTTCCCATCTGGCGCGCAAAGTTACCCCGCACAGCCTGCGGCATTCGTTTGCCACGCACTTACTCAACAACGGCTGCGACTTGCGCAGCCTGCAGGAAATGCTGGGCCACAAAAGTTTAGCCGCGACACAGGTATATACACACGTGTCGCTTGAAAAGTTAAAAAGCGTGTATGACCACGCGCATCCCAAAAGCAAGGAGTAA
- a CDS encoding ROK family protein: MIGVGVDIGGTFVKLFVMNEHGEIFRKEKIETDYSKGAKGFITQIGDYINAIQKEFQDQQVAVAVGAPGDVDNQKGVLRYNPNLKFKDIANWPLAQLLYKHTGIMPCVANDATLAAWGVYEADLKHQGTNILVVTLGTGVGGGLILNKELYQGSNGTAGEIGHTKIADTATGPLCGCGARGCLEAFVGTIGIKRRVLEAVTDYPDSILAQLVAAEKDFKIEIVSRAAEKGCKTALKVWEDTGHYLGIGLANFTLVLDIDTIVLTGGVSGAAPYFLPAVKRVLAAQQIQTPFKRLKILVSQNPNIGGVGAAMYAIYRAKKDTLK; the protein is encoded by the coding sequence ATGATCGGCGTAGGCGTAGACATTGGCGGAACCTTTGTAAAACTGTTTGTGATGAACGAACACGGGGAAATTTTCCGCAAAGAAAAAATAGAAACCGATTATTCCAAAGGGGCCAAAGGATTTATTACGCAAATTGGCGATTATATAAACGCCATTCAAAAAGAATTTCAAGACCAGCAGGTTGCCGTAGCGGTAGGCGCCCCCGGCGACGTAGACAACCAAAAAGGGGTGCTGCGCTATAACCCCAATTTAAAATTTAAAGACATCGCCAACTGGCCGCTTGCCCAGCTGCTCTACAAACACACCGGCATTATGCCCTGCGTCGCCAACGACGCCACCCTGGCCGCTTGGGGCGTGTACGAAGCCGATTTAAAACACCAAGGCACCAACATTTTGGTGGTTACCTTGGGTACGGGCGTAGGCGGCGGGCTGATTTTAAATAAAGAACTCTACCAAGGATCCAACGGCACCGCCGGCGAAATCGGGCATACCAAAATTGCCGATACCGCAACCGGCCCCCTGTGCGGCTGCGGGGCAAGGGGATGTTTGGAAGCGTTTGTGGGTACCATCGGCATCAAACGGCGGGTGCTGGAAGCCGTAACCGATTACCCCGATTCCATTTTGGCCCAACTGGTGGCGGCGGAAAAAGATTTTAAGATAGAAATCGTCTCCCGCGCGGCCGAAAAGGGGTGCAAAACGGCCCTGAAAGTGTGGGAAGATACCGGCCACTACTTAGGCATCGGCCTGGCCAATTTTACCTTGGTGCTGGATATAGACACCATTGTGCTGACCGGCGGCGTGTCCGGCGCGGCGCCGTATTTTCTGCCCGCCGTCAAACGCGTGTTGGCGGCCCAGCAAATTCAAACGCCGTTTAAACGGCTTAAGATTTTAGTTTCCCAAAACCCGAATATCGGCGGAGTAGGCGCTGCCATGTACGCCATCTACCGCGCGAAAAAAGATACACTTAAATGA
- the lptC gene encoding LPS export ABC transporter periplasmic protein LptC, with product MKSASFFCLCAFLLSAAPVLAADNVLPKPDDPAFVFFTSDKATAEPDNKKVTLEGNVTVIQKTKDGKTRTVTGESITVDQLNTQISSVGPMTVQDSQGNVLKGNNVSVNYTTKDFTAEDISTEYPPLRVLSAKEISSITQKQTLKDATLTCCDIPDPHYTLSVGKLTVSPQKRVFGTNAVLRLDGFPVFYLPVFWRSLASQKPWTTYVDFTQSNKTGFGILTSTVFQPVLNLRPKLNLDYYTKSGFGFGGGLTAVTSPTLRGSGEFYFIHDLADNDDTRKLTDKNRWGVQGGYWWEMYDSSDHFNNPDGALYQFQTQFRMVSDPYFYDTFFRGNPYIFMPDQETNFSVSRQTRRSTLRVSYQQKDIYAWNKHEFMAEQRTLPEIKFMLLPFNDPLFKTANRLEVDFDNTSRIQYQNGRPNEEGPYQRQAHAKWTTEKSFRLSRAFTFTPSVFYDQTVTFADSQYKNGQDAWVARVGTDVNLQTHSFLGTTDFGYQFTKRLSTGTLSSDQLSPDKGIELNRLYLNNYYRPTFNTYVRFGTGFDLSDYAYSLKDGFGYEQGWKHLKSRIEPFLLEWGYKSPNGKFNFFVQDQYDLEEKNVSFIAQSHFFYKHHIIGLGFNNFADYTDPGSRYRTYSDQYTLTTTWGIRPTGAKWFMDLGIDAVLEPHSLVGFNKMFRFSYTLHDAQAEFTIRDRNDNLSFAFRINILCGGNKRIKGQIPEDTYWYPWRSQGDLRDM from the coding sequence ATGAAATCCGCTTCCTTCTTTTGCTTATGCGCTTTTTTGCTCTCCGCCGCGCCTGTATTGGCGGCGGACAATGTCCTTCCTAAACCGGATGACCCGGCCTTTGTCTTTTTTACGTCCGACAAAGCCACCGCCGAGCCGGATAACAAAAAAGTAACCCTGGAGGGAAACGTAACCGTCATTCAAAAAACAAAAGACGGCAAAACCCGCACCGTAACGGGCGAAAGCATTACGGTAGACCAATTAAACACGCAAATTTCTTCCGTCGGCCCGATGACCGTCCAAGACAGCCAGGGCAATGTGCTGAAAGGAAACAACGTTTCCGTCAACTACACCACCAAAGATTTTACGGCCGAAGACATCAGCACCGAATACCCTCCCCTCCGGGTGCTCTCGGCCAAGGAAATTTCCTCCATTACCCAAAAACAAACGCTTAAAGACGCTACGCTGACGTGCTGCGACATTCCTGACCCGCATTATACGCTTTCCGTGGGCAAGCTGACCGTTTCCCCCCAAAAGCGCGTCTTCGGCACCAACGCCGTACTGCGGCTGGACGGATTTCCGGTGTTTTACCTGCCGGTATTTTGGCGGTCGCTGGCGTCTCAAAAACCGTGGACGACTTACGTGGATTTTACGCAAAGCAACAAAACCGGTTTCGGCATTTTAACCTCCACCGTGTTTCAGCCGGTGCTTAATTTGCGCCCGAAATTAAACTTAGATTACTACACCAAATCCGGCTTCGGCTTTGGCGGCGGCCTGACGGCGGTTACCTCCCCCACCTTGCGCGGAAGCGGCGAGTTCTATTTTATTCACGACCTGGCCGATAACGACGACACCCGCAAACTGACCGACAAAAACCGCTGGGGCGTACAGGGCGGCTATTGGTGGGAAATGTACGACTCGTCCGACCACTTTAACAACCCGGACGGCGCCCTCTATCAATTTCAAACCCAATTCCGCATGGTTTCCGATCCGTACTTTTATGATACTTTCTTCCGCGGCAACCCTTATATTTTTATGCCGGATCAGGAAACGAACTTCTCCGTTTCGCGCCAAACCCGCCGCTCCACGCTGCGCGTCAGCTACCAGCAAAAAGATATTTACGCGTGGAATAAGCACGAATTTATGGCCGAGCAGCGCACCTTGCCGGAAATTAAATTTATGCTCCTTCCGTTTAATGACCCGCTGTTTAAAACGGCTAACCGCTTGGAAGTGGATTTTGACAATACTTCCCGCATTCAATATCAAAACGGACGCCCCAACGAAGAAGGCCCCTACCAGCGCCAAGCGCATGCCAAGTGGACGACGGAAAAATCGTTCCGCCTCAGCCGCGCGTTTACCTTCACTCCTTCCGTCTTTTACGATCAGACCGTTACCTTTGCCGATTCCCAATACAAAAACGGGCAGGATGCCTGGGTGGCCCGCGTGGGGACGGATGTCAACCTGCAAACGCATTCCTTTTTGGGCACCACGGATTTCGGCTACCAGTTTACCAAACGCCTCTCTACGGGTACGTTGTCTTCCGACCAACTGTCGCCCGACAAAGGCATTGAACTCAACCGCCTCTACCTCAACAATTACTACCGCCCTACTTTTAACACCTACGTCCGCTTCGGCACCGGGTTTGACTTGTCCGATTACGCCTACAGTTTAAAGGACGGCTTCGGCTACGAGCAGGGGTGGAAACATTTAAAATCCCGCATTGAACCGTTCTTATTGGAATGGGGCTACAAGTCGCCCAACGGCAAGTTCAACTTCTTCGTGCAAGACCAATACGACTTGGAAGAAAAGAACGTCAGCTTTATCGCCCAGTCTCACTTCTTCTACAAGCACCACATCATCGGGCTGGGATTTAACAATTTTGCCGATTATACCGACCCCGGCTCCCGCTACCGCACCTATTCCGACCAATACACCCTGACCACCACCTGGGGCATTCGCCCCACGGGCGCCAAGTGGTTTATGGATTTGGGGATAGACGCCGTATTGGAGCCGCACAGCCTGGTGGGCTTTAATAAAATGTTCCGCTTCTCCTACACGTTACACGATGCGCAGGCCGAATTTACCATCCGCGACCGCAACGACAACCTGTCGTTTGCGTTTCGCATCAACATTCTGTGCGGCGGAAACAAGCGGATCAAAGGGCAAATTCCCGAAGATACGTACTGGTACCCGTGGAGAAGCCAAGGCGATTTGAGAGATATGTAA
- a CDS encoding thymidine kinase: MANPLIYHKQGWIEVICGCMFSGKTEELIRRVRTALIAKQKVQLFNSKIDTRYGIDSIISHNQNKVAATCVKKSDEILPLVEKDTQVIAIDEINFFDMGIVSVCEKLANAGKRVIVAGLDTDYRAEPFEVTAALLAKAEYVTKNLAVCTKCGNPASFTQRTSKDKKRIVVGTTDAYQARCRRCYKKPRK, encoded by the coding sequence ATGGCAAACCCGCTTATTTACCACAAACAAGGTTGGATAGAAGTTATCTGCGGATGTATGTTTTCGGGGAAAACCGAAGAACTCATCCGCCGCGTACGCACGGCCCTGATTGCCAAGCAAAAAGTACAGTTGTTTAATTCCAAAATAGACACCCGCTACGGCATAGACAGCATCATCAGCCACAACCAAAACAAAGTAGCCGCCACCTGCGTGAAGAAATCGGATGAAATTTTACCGCTGGTGGAAAAAGACACCCAAGTCATTGCCATTGATGAAATCAACTTTTTTGATATGGGCATCGTATCCGTCTGCGAAAAACTGGCCAACGCCGGCAAGCGCGTTATTGTGGCCGGGCTGGATACGGACTACCGGGCCGAACCGTTTGAAGTAACGGCCGCACTTTTGGCCAAAGCCGAATACGTAACCAAAAACTTGGCCGTCTGCACCAAATGCGGCAACCCCGCCAGTTTTACGCAGCGCACCAGCAAGGACAAAAAACGCATCGTAGTAGGCACTACGGACGCCTACCAGGCCCGTTGCCGCCGCTGCTATAAAAAACCGCGCAAATAA
- a CDS encoding RDD family protein translates to MNTTPYAGFWRRAIAFVLDSVLAALPAAILCLPLLLWQATQVQPGNLDGHFIAVVLIYFAWQALAVVCLWLYFAGFESSAKQATWGKRLMKIKVVGKQGQRISFARASGRFFAKILSYVTLYVGFFMAGLTNRKRALHDYVAETYVVRQDFQPEDALPDTPSHPWWLGFIIVVFALFFAFMLVLGIAAEQPGARANQVAFQLQTLAENDALDYGSLEAGDIVFSHFTGGYRAVFTDNDGQEYSLFLPQAGETVCCESYPGVNCADIGFDECE, encoded by the coding sequence ATGAATACTACACCGTATGCAGGTTTTTGGAGACGCGCCATCGCTTTTGTGCTGGATTCCGTTTTGGCAGCACTGCCGGCGGCGATTCTGTGTCTGCCGCTTTTGCTGTGGCAGGCCACGCAAGTTCAACCGGGCAATTTAGACGGCCATTTTATCGCCGTGGTGCTGATTTATTTTGCCTGGCAAGCCTTGGCGGTAGTCTGCCTGTGGCTGTATTTTGCAGGCTTTGAAAGCAGTGCCAAGCAAGCCACTTGGGGCAAACGGCTGATGAAAATTAAAGTCGTGGGCAAACAAGGCCAACGCATCAGTTTTGCCCGGGCCAGCGGCCGCTTCTTTGCGAAAATTTTGTCTTATGTAACGCTCTATGTGGGCTTTTTTATGGCGGGGCTTACCAACCGCAAACGCGCCCTGCACGATTACGTGGCGGAAACGTATGTCGTCCGGCAGGATTTTCAGCCTGAAGACGCACTGCCCGATACGCCTTCCCACCCGTGGTGGCTGGGCTTTATTATCGTCGTCTTCGCGTTGTTTTTTGCCTTTATGTTAGTGTTGGGCATCGCCGCCGAACAGCCCGGCGCCCGGGCCAACCAGGTGGCTTTCCAACTGCAGACCTTGGCCGAAAATGACGCCTTAGACTACGGCTCGCTGGAAGCGGGCGATATCGTATTTTCGCATTTTACCGGCGGCTACCGGGCCGTATTTACAGATAACGACGGGCAAGAGTATTCCCTCTTTTTGCCGCAAGCCGGCGAAACCGTCTGCTGTGAAAGCTACCCCGGCGTAAATTGCGCCGATATCGGCTTTGACGAATGTGAATAG
- a CDS encoding PD40 domain-containing protein, protein MKKIFSFFTVLAVVLTAVSAFAARPQTDVYIGITSVGDRKLPAIAMPPFRFADNKAQAAAVQVHDVMRADLLFARYFDVTEQGPAFDPQNVSQTLSQWAQLRASYLLAGDISYAAPYYTIKIYVYDLSTRTAVFAKAFKGTESSLRRLAHIASDQIVSALTGKRGIADTKIAFANNATRHKEIYVVDYDGENLQKLTNDKSISILPRWSKDGKIFYTTYKYKNPDIFAIDLRAGKIAPIIIRGGLSLIGGVSPDGKALAFTSSGGTNPSIYIYNLETHEKRRITNKASVDGSPSYSPDGKYITFVSNRAGNPQIYVMELATGDTRPLTKTFNWSDSPQWSPTGEWIVFTGRESPYHPMDIFLVDLTGTQIRRLTTDAGSNEDPTWSPDGRFIAFTTTRNGKRQLYMMDMDGSAPHLLADLKGDSFTPHWSF, encoded by the coding sequence ATGAAAAAAATTTTCTCTTTTTTTACAGTATTGGCTGTTGTGTTGACGGCTGTTTCGGCGTTTGCCGCGCGGCCTCAAACGGATGTGTACATCGGCATTACGTCGGTGGGCGACCGCAAGCTGCCTGCCATTGCCATGCCGCCCTTCCGCTTTGCGGACAATAAAGCCCAAGCCGCCGCCGTGCAAGTGCATGACGTGATGCGGGCGGACTTGCTGTTTGCGCGCTATTTTGACGTAACCGAACAGGGCCCGGCGTTTGATCCGCAAAACGTCAGCCAGACGCTTTCGCAGTGGGCCCAGCTGCGTGCCAGCTATTTATTGGCCGGCGATATTTCGTACGCGGCCCCCTACTATACCATCAAAATTTACGTGTATGACCTTTCCACCCGCACGGCGGTTTTCGCCAAGGCGTTTAAAGGGACGGAAAGCAGCCTGCGGCGCTTGGCGCATATTGCGTCGGATCAAATCGTTTCGGCCTTAACCGGCAAGCGCGGCATTGCCGATACGAAAATCGCCTTTGCCAACAATGCCACCCGCCACAAAGAAATTTATGTGGTGGATTATGACGGCGAAAATTTACAAAAACTGACCAACGACAAAAGCATTTCCATTTTGCCCCGCTGGTCTAAAGACGGAAAGATTTTCTACACCACGTACAAATACAAAAACCCGGATATTTTCGCCATTGACCTGCGCGCGGGGAAAATTGCCCCCATTATTATCCGCGGCGGCCTGTCGCTGATCGGCGGCGTATCGCCGGACGGAAAGGCGCTGGCTTTTACCAGCTCGGGCGGCACCAACCCCAGCATTTACATTTATAACTTGGAAACGCACGAAAAACGGCGCATTACCAATAAAGCGTCGGTGGACGGTTCGCCGTCGTATTCTCCGGACGGCAAGTACATTACCTTTGTGTCTAACCGCGCCGGAAACCCGCAAATTTACGTCATGGAACTGGCCACCGGGGACACCCGCCCGCTGACCAAAACGTTTAACTGGTCGGACAGTCCGCAATGGTCTCCCACCGGGGAATGGATTGTGTTTACCGGCCGGGAATCGCCGTATCACCCGATGGATATTTTTCTGGTGGATTTAACGGGGACGCAAATCCGCCGGTTGACGACAGACGCCGGCTCCAACGAAGATCCCACCTGGTCGCCGGACGGAAGATTTATCGCCTTTACTACCACCCGCAACGGCAAGCGCCAGCTGTATATGATGGATATGGACGGCAGCGCCCCGCACCTGTTGGCGGACTTGAAGGGGGATTCCTTTACCCCGCATTGGAGCTTTTAA
- a CDS encoding tetratricopeptide repeat protein — MKNVTKLLFMAGSGFLLSGCIASERDMSTLKLQLQELNSTIVQMQANQAELASKMDELNRNLSVSNENLSQVDAQIFKLSAKLDDLTATVRPASGGAAEGAQPAALLPSDLFAESKSHLDKGAYEPAAMGFKLYVSKYPDSENVEQAYMYMGDAYIAAGQTKQGAIAYATLLQKFPKSKFIPAARVKYALSIVPLGKNDEAKRYLSSVVQEFPSSPEAQTAKAELAKIK; from the coding sequence ATGAAAAACGTTACCAAACTTCTTTTTATGGCAGGTTCGGGCTTTCTGTTGTCCGGCTGCATTGCCAGCGAGCGCGATATGAGCACGCTTAAACTGCAGCTGCAGGAGTTGAACTCCACCATCGTGCAAATGCAGGCCAACCAGGCAGAGCTGGCCAGCAAAATGGACGAGCTGAACCGCAATTTGTCCGTCTCCAACGAAAACCTTTCGCAGGTGGACGCGCAAATTTTCAAACTGTCTGCCAAGTTGGACGATTTAACAGCCACCGTCCGCCCCGCTTCCGGCGGTGCGGCGGAAGGCGCCCAGCCGGCGGCTCTGTTGCCTTCGGATTTATTTGCCGAGTCCAAAAGCCATTTGGACAAAGGTGCCTACGAACCGGCCGCGATGGGATTTAAATTGTACGTTTCCAAATACCCCGACAGCGAAAATGTGGAGCAGGCCTATATGTATATGGGCGATGCCTACATCGCCGCCGGGCAAACCAAGCAGGGGGCCATTGCCTATGCCACCTTGCTGCAAAAATTTCCCAAAAGCAAATTTATTCCTGCCGCACGCGTGAAATACGCCTTGAGTATTGTGCCGCTGGGTAAAAACGATGAGGCCAAGCGCTATTTGTCTTCCGTCGTGCAGGAGTTTCCTTCTTCGCCCGAAGCGCAAACCGCCAAAGCGGAATTGGCCAAAATCAAATAA
- a CDS encoding OmpA family protein, which translates to MKNLLRVVLVLALAAGLTACKKNVKDDANADLTAGTGTEMVLEETTVTEEVPAQEVSLGVVHFALDKYNLSAEARKIVEANVQAIKSAGAVASYKVTVEGNCDDRGTIAYNIALGQKRADEVKAYYVRLGIPAANITTVSYGEEKPVCYEATQSCWAKNRRADTLLKVN; encoded by the coding sequence ATGAAAAACTTACTCAGAGTAGTTTTGGTTTTGGCTTTGGCCGCCGGCTTGACCGCCTGCAAAAAGAACGTGAAAGATGACGCCAACGCCGACCTGACCGCCGGTACCGGCACGGAAATGGTGTTGGAAGAAACCACGGTTACGGAAGAAGTTCCCGCCCAGGAAGTATCCCTCGGTGTGGTGCACTTTGCTTTGGACAAATACAATCTGTCCGCCGAAGCCCGCAAAATCGTGGAAGCCAACGTACAGGCCATTAAATCCGCCGGCGCTGTTGCTTCTTACAAAGTTACCGTCGAAGGCAACTGCGACGATAGAGGCACCATCGCTTACAACATTGCGCTGGGCCAAAAAAGAGCTGACGAAGTAAAGGCTTACTATGTGCGCCTCGGCATTCCGGCCGCGAACATCACCACCGTTTCTTACGGTGAAGAAAAACCGGTTTGCTACGAAGCCACTCAGTCCTGCTGGGCCAAAAACCGCAGAGCTGATACCTTGCTGAAAGTCAACTAA
- the gatB gene encoding Asp-tRNA(Asn)/Glu-tRNA(Gln) amidotransferase subunit GatB, with amino-acid sequence MNTEFEPVIGLEIHVQLASKTKLFCSCPNGVGEDTKPNTAICPVCTGHPGVLPVLTEGALELAVRAGLSMNCKTNEYSSFSRKHYFYPDLPKGYQITQYDEPINGAGFIEITFGPKDHLQKKRIGIHHAHLEEDASKSSHEGTYSLIDFNRAGCPLLEIVSMPDLRSPDEAYAYLTEIKRLMRWVGASNCDMEKGELRVDVNISLRPKGQEKFGTRAEIKNLNSFKAVRDALNYEINRQTEILNAGGQVKQETRLWDKEELVTKPMRSKEDALDYRYFPEPDLPPVVLEKSWLEGVKSRMPELPAAKEARFMKAGLSAYDAGVLTSSREIADYFEEVTKSGKVSLKTASNWIQTDLLGMLNAEKKEIQDSPIPAARLAELLEMTESGKINRKQAREVFDEIWKTGEAPAAVVEKRGMVQVSDEGQLEEWAQAAIAANPKAVADFKAGNKAAVGPLVGAVMKMSKGKANPRLISQLLTKLLS; translated from the coding sequence GTGAACACTGAATTTGAACCTGTTATCGGGCTGGAGATACACGTCCAGCTCGCCAGCAAAACCAAACTGTTTTGTTCCTGCCCCAACGGCGTGGGCGAGGATACAAAACCCAATACGGCCATTTGCCCCGTTTGCACGGGACACCCCGGCGTACTGCCGGTGCTGACGGAAGGCGCCCTGGAGCTTGCCGTGCGCGCGGGCCTGAGTATGAACTGCAAAACCAATGAATACTCCTCCTTCTCGCGCAAACACTATTTTTATCCGGATTTGCCCAAAGGCTACCAAATTACCCAGTATGACGAACCAATCAACGGAGCCGGGTTTATTGAAATTACGTTCGGCCCCAAAGACCATTTGCAAAAAAAGCGGATCGGCATTCATCACGCCCACTTGGAAGAAGACGCCAGCAAATCGTCCCACGAAGGGACGTATTCGCTGATTGATTTTAACCGCGCCGGATGCCCGTTGTTGGAAATCGTGTCCATGCCGGATTTACGCTCTCCCGACGAAGCCTATGCCTATTTAACCGAAATTAAACGCCTGATGCGCTGGGTGGGCGCGTCCAACTGCGATATGGAAAAAGGCGAACTGCGCGTGGATGTGAACATTTCCCTGCGTCCCAAAGGACAGGAAAAATTCGGTACGCGCGCGGAAATCAAAAACTTAAACTCGTTTAAAGCGGTGCGCGACGCGCTGAACTATGAAATCAACCGCCAGACCGAAATTTTAAATGCGGGCGGACAGGTAAAACAGGAAACGCGCCTGTGGGATAAAGAAGAATTGGTTACCAAACCCATGCGCTCTAAAGAAGACGCACTGGACTACCGCTATTTCCCGGAGCCGGATCTGCCGCCGGTGGTGTTGGAAAAATCGTGGCTGGAAGGCGTTAAATCCCGCATGCCGGAACTGCCGGCCGCCAAAGAAGCGCGGTTTATGAAGGCGGGCCTTTCGGCGTATGATGCGGGCGTGCTGACGAGTTCGCGCGAAATTGCGGACTATTTTGAAGAAGTGACCAAAAGCGGCAAGGTGTCTTTAAAAACCGCTTCCAACTGGATTCAGACGGATTTGCTCGGCATGTTAAATGCGGAGAAAAAGGAAATCCAGGATTCTCCCATCCCCGCGGCCCGCTTGGCGGAGCTGTTGGAAATGACCGAGAGCGGCAAAATTAACCGCAAACAGGCACGGGAAGTGTTTGACGAAATTTGGAAAACCGGCGAAGCCCCGGCCGCCGTGGTGGAAAAACGCGGCATGGTGCAGGTAAGCGACGAAGGCCAGCTGGAAGAATGGGCCCAAGCCGCTATTGCCGCCAACCCCAAAGCCGTGGCCGATTTTAAGGCCGGCAACAAGGCCGCCGTAGGCCCGTTGGTGGGGGCGGTTATGAAAATGAGCAAGGGCAAAGCCAACCCGCGGCTTATCAGCCAGTTGCTTACGAAGCTGCTGTCCTAA